In Halobaculum sp. XH14, a single genomic region encodes these proteins:
- a CDS encoding SDR family oxidoreductase, translated as MRVVVLGCGYVGLELARQLLADGHDVTGVRRSAAGLAAVSEAGADAVEADVTEPASLGSLPDGDVLVFAASTGGRGADAAREVYVEGLSNVLAEYGSRTDPPERVIYTSSTGVYGDHGGDWVDEETPLDPTTEKTEVLVEAERLVLESAADHGIDGTVVRFAGLYGPDRFRLDRYLEGPVTAGYLNMIHREDAAGAVAHLIETDGARGEVVLVADDEPADKWAFADWLADEARVARPEKRAKAERIEAGDLSPAAERRVRTSKRCRNAKLHDLGYDLTYPTYREGYRSAVEATSETSSD; from the coding sequence ATGCGTGTCGTCGTCCTGGGGTGTGGCTACGTGGGGCTCGAACTCGCGCGACAGTTGCTGGCCGACGGACACGACGTGACGGGCGTCCGAAGGTCGGCGGCCGGCCTGGCTGCAGTCAGCGAAGCCGGAGCGGACGCCGTCGAGGCGGACGTCACCGAACCGGCGTCGCTCGGATCGCTCCCCGACGGGGACGTCCTCGTGTTCGCAGCGAGCACGGGCGGTCGCGGGGCGGACGCGGCACGGGAGGTGTACGTCGAGGGGCTCTCGAACGTGCTCGCGGAGTACGGCTCACGGACCGATCCGCCCGAGCGCGTGATCTACACGTCGAGTACCGGCGTGTACGGCGACCACGGCGGCGACTGGGTCGACGAGGAGACGCCGCTGGACCCGACGACCGAAAAGACCGAGGTGCTGGTCGAGGCCGAGCGGCTAGTACTGGAGTCGGCGGCAGACCACGGAATCGACGGGACGGTCGTCCGGTTCGCGGGACTGTACGGCCCCGACCGCTTCCGGCTCGATCGGTATCTCGAGGGCCCGGTAACTGCCGGCTACCTGAACATGATCCACCGCGAGGACGCGGCCGGGGCCGTCGCGCATCTCATCGAAACTGACGGGGCCCGCGGGGAAGTCGTGCTCGTCGCGGACGACGAACCCGCCGACAAGTGGGCCTTCGCGGACTGGCTCGCGGACGAAGCCCGCGTGGCCCGTCCGGAAAAACGGGCGAAGGCGGAGCGAATCGAGGCGGGCGACCTCTCGCCGGCCGCCGAACGACGCGTTCGGACGAGCAAACGCTGTCGGAACGCGAAGCTGCACGACCTGGGCTACGACCTGACGTACCCGACCTACCGGGAGGGGTAC
- a CDS encoding DUF5791 family protein yields the protein MLYDAHGEPEGATEAELLAAYAEELAAVVAEYGPDETAEATGLDEATVEAVAAGDVADIRLAEAATLLALLEDAPAEDLAFEVRDHLMMEMVTAILDVDTIAANIDQDLTGQEVQQALEGRARLTLAELASIHALVLERKR from the coding sequence ATGCTCTATGACGCCCACGGCGAACCCGAGGGGGCGACCGAGGCGGAACTCCTCGCGGCCTACGCCGAGGAACTGGCCGCCGTCGTGGCGGAGTACGGCCCCGACGAAACCGCCGAGGCGACCGGGCTCGACGAGGCGACCGTCGAAGCCGTCGCGGCCGGCGACGTCGCCGATATCAGACTCGCCGAGGCTGCGACGCTGCTGGCGCTCCTGGAGGATGCACCCGCCGAGGACCTCGCGTTCGAGGTGCGCGATCACCTGATGATGGAGATGGTGACCGCCATCCTCGACGTCGACACCATCGCGGCGAACATCGACCAGGATCTCACGGGTCAGGAGGTCCAGCAGGCGCTGGAAGGCAGAGCGCGACTCACGCTCGCCGAACTGGCGTCGATCCACGCGCTCGTCCTCGAGCGCAAGCGCTGA
- a CDS encoding DUF7286 family protein — translation MTAGSSDRARVPFALVGVVLLLGSVAYANTLALSGPVGGTAAASETLERAESSARPAVRAAATAAAREAAMNPVIEPADTPVGRSLNRTDPFRDALKLRIHGSVARALSTTRVDDGRTVATASLPAVDSTADLHEAKRRIRVRSVDDGTAMTVTVRNVTLTARNDGGVVATERTSYVVTVAVPVLAMHERTRRYERRLNASPLEGPGLGRQLTWRLTAVAQARGLAQYGGAPVQNVLANRHVELSTNAAALREQRAAFGRADPEGRAGVLGATARVGMTDLVGPATRQGPVWTETVLSAASAGGSGSDDGIPHPANSSTDAQIAVGVNHTADVAFAGFIDSKMGRQIDRAYRAEVTRTARVTSSDRGRRPPPSPPGPNVTLLDERRDSMTTVLGRTGAATKAPREYLDTTVAVQVTHTAVRTWRTPAGIETTRVHWRDDHEVRIRIEAAHLPPAAAPDRNVSPAFVRGGALDGPNLADVRGEALGRLAGSNTIEQLARSAVHGRDDTTTVTLSGDRPAELDEWVYADVAFLREEIRNVTVTVDREAVAAGDANAPAALVAEIRERRSSLVSPPSSYDGVADNARVAARAAYVDRVLARLDQRAGGVSDRNDEFRQVLDGSGVPLAGNLDDVASVTADRLTPEPRPVGGRLAGPVVLTPDTEPSYLTVTAVEGSRLDGVEDGSRVYPLAARNTNVFTVPSGDAADAVTETVFSEGETASLRTGGLALIRANRTLDARQNRTLRRQRDELATAVAGSMSRVRARANQVLEAEGGGRLSASDRGMVLREADAEFAGTGARAVAATNGTYADAVARAAGRRSRMTPNERDRLALRLRIATTNVAKSSNVAVDRSLTNETVGTERRVARELVREAVAAGTDRAARRIRDRYANETVGPVVAGLPVAPVPGYWYATVNVWGVEVRGYYPRFTVEARTGPPDGTGSVLRYVRDGDAVRFDADGDGEPELVGRNERVSFRTETVVLVAVPTGAGGVGDVDGNADERSAGWPCPDDGVSGCDVAT, via the coding sequence ATGACGGCTGGGTCGAGCGATCGCGCGCGGGTCCCGTTCGCGCTGGTCGGCGTCGTGCTCCTCCTCGGGAGCGTCGCCTACGCGAACACGCTCGCGCTCTCGGGGCCGGTCGGCGGCACCGCGGCGGCGAGCGAGACGCTGGAGCGGGCCGAGTCCTCGGCACGACCCGCCGTCCGCGCGGCGGCGACGGCCGCCGCACGGGAGGCCGCGATGAACCCGGTGATCGAACCTGCTGATACCCCAGTAGGCCGGTCGCTCAACCGAACTGACCCGTTTCGGGACGCCCTGAAACTCCGGATCCACGGGTCGGTCGCCCGAGCGCTCTCCACGACGCGGGTCGACGACGGGCGGACGGTCGCCACCGCGAGCCTCCCGGCAGTCGACTCGACTGCGGACCTCCACGAGGCGAAACGCCGCATCCGGGTTCGGTCCGTCGACGACGGCACCGCGATGACCGTCACGGTGCGAAACGTGACGTTGACCGCCCGCAACGACGGCGGGGTCGTCGCGACGGAGCGGACCTCGTACGTCGTCACGGTCGCGGTGCCGGTGCTTGCGATGCACGAACGGACACGGCGGTACGAACGACGGCTGAACGCGAGTCCGCTGGAGGGTCCGGGGCTCGGGAGACAGTTGACGTGGCGACTCACGGCGGTCGCGCAGGCGAGAGGGCTTGCACAGTACGGCGGCGCTCCGGTGCAGAACGTGCTCGCAAACAGGCACGTGGAACTGTCGACCAACGCCGCGGCGCTCCGCGAACAGCGTGCGGCGTTCGGCCGAGCGGACCCGGAAGGTCGCGCTGGCGTCCTCGGAGCGACCGCCAGGGTCGGGATGACCGACCTCGTCGGCCCCGCCACACGACAGGGGCCCGTGTGGACGGAGACGGTGCTGTCGGCGGCGTCGGCCGGCGGGAGCGGATCGGACGACGGGATTCCACACCCCGCGAACTCGTCGACGGATGCTCAGATCGCCGTCGGGGTGAACCACACCGCAGACGTCGCCTTCGCGGGGTTCATCGATTCGAAGATGGGTCGCCAGATCGACCGAGCCTACCGTGCGGAGGTCACCAGAACGGCACGCGTCACGTCGTCGGATCGTGGTCGCCGGCCGCCGCCGTCACCGCCGGGGCCGAACGTGACGCTGCTCGACGAGCGGCGGGACTCGATGACGACGGTGCTCGGTAGAACTGGGGCGGCCACGAAGGCGCCACGGGAGTATCTCGACACGACGGTGGCCGTCCAGGTGACACACACGGCCGTCCGAACCTGGCGGACTCCGGCCGGGATCGAGACGACCCGCGTTCACTGGCGCGACGATCACGAGGTCAGAATCCGGATCGAGGCGGCTCATCTCCCGCCGGCCGCCGCGCCGGACCGGAACGTGTCGCCCGCGTTCGTCCGCGGTGGTGCGCTCGACGGGCCGAACCTCGCGGACGTCAGGGGCGAGGCACTCGGCCGGCTTGCGGGCTCTAACACCATCGAGCAACTTGCACGGTCGGCCGTTCACGGGCGCGACGACACGACGACCGTGACGCTGTCGGGGGACCGACCGGCCGAACTGGACGAGTGGGTGTACGCCGACGTCGCCTTCCTCCGGGAGGAGATCCGAAACGTGACGGTCACGGTCGACCGGGAGGCGGTCGCGGCCGGCGACGCCAACGCCCCTGCCGCACTCGTCGCGGAGATTCGGGAGCGACGTTCGTCGCTCGTTTCCCCACCATCCAGCTACGACGGCGTCGCCGACAACGCACGTGTCGCGGCACGGGCGGCGTACGTCGACCGGGTGCTCGCTCGACTCGACCAGCGTGCCGGTGGGGTGAGCGATAGAAACGACGAGTTCCGGCAGGTGCTCGATGGTAGCGGCGTCCCACTCGCCGGGAACCTCGACGACGTAGCCTCGGTCACGGCCGATCGCCTCACGCCGGAGCCCCGACCGGTCGGCGGACGGCTCGCGGGGCCGGTCGTCCTGACGCCCGATACGGAGCCCAGCTATCTCACGGTGACCGCGGTGGAGGGGAGTCGACTGGACGGGGTCGAGGACGGGAGCCGTGTCTACCCGCTCGCGGCGCGGAACACGAACGTCTTCACCGTTCCGAGCGGCGACGCCGCGGACGCGGTGACCGAGACGGTCTTTTCCGAGGGAGAGACCGCGTCGCTTCGGACTGGCGGGCTCGCGCTCATCAGGGCCAATCGCACGCTGGACGCGCGGCAGAACCGAACGTTGCGTCGGCAGCGCGACGAACTGGCGACGGCCGTGGCCGGGTCGATGTCACGGGTCCGGGCGCGGGCGAATCAGGTGCTCGAAGCCGAAGGCGGGGGACGTCTGTCTGCCAGTGACCGGGGAATGGTTCTCCGGGAAGCCGACGCGGAGTTCGCCGGGACCGGGGCGAGAGCGGTCGCGGCGACGAACGGGACGTACGCGGACGCCGTCGCACGCGCGGCCGGTCGACGGAGCCGGATGACGCCGAACGAACGGGACCGGCTCGCGCTCCGCCTCCGGATCGCCACGACGAACGTAGCGAAAAGCTCGAACGTGGCGGTGGATCGGAGTCTCACGAACGAAACCGTCGGGACGGAACGACGGGTGGCCAGGGAACTCGTCCGGGAGGCGGTCGCGGCCGGGACGGACCGTGCCGCACGGCGGATTCGGGATCGCTACGCGAACGAGACGGTCGGGCCGGTGGTGGCAGGACTGCCGGTCGCACCCGTCCCCGGCTACTGGTACGCGACCGTGAACGTCTGGGGCGTCGAAGTCCGTGGCTACTACCCCCGGTTCACCGTCGAGGCGCGAACGGGTCCGCCCGACGGGACGGGCTCGGTTCTCCGATACGTCCGTGACGGCGACGCCGTCCGGTTCGACGCCGACGGCGACGGGGAACCCGAACTGGTCGGACGAAACGAGCGGGTCTCGTTCCGAACCGAGACCGTCGTTCTGGTCGCCGTTCCGACCGGTGCGGGCGGCGTCGGCGACGTCGATGGCAACGCGGACGAACGCTCGGCCGGTTGGCCGTGCCCGGATGACGGCGTTTCCGGGTGCGATGTGGCAACGTGA
- a CDS encoding DUF7284 family protein: MTATALDAGLCLLLVSAAALTVVGARDPPVPEGRADAAAETLSVTTANVSYTLQPGSGDTASSSAASGELDRVAHGTLAELLARAAFRSVRIDGESLTNASGGFRRAVHRAVLNSLPARTRVDARWEPYPGSHVHGGVAVGPAPPGDRAVDAARLTVPVRVQPSAAGGTTTDTVGATDREDRLAGFLVRALFPPEQLRFALQDDSPLPGLVEHRYRRAGRLYGIDTLDALRAGGPAAANDRLRPAVADRIHADRREGSSDGRSATSIERSRRVVIVVRTWAP, encoded by the coding sequence TCCTCGTGAGCGCGGCCGCGCTCACGGTCGTCGGTGCTCGTGACCCGCCGGTACCGGAGGGCCGTGCCGATGCCGCGGCGGAGACGCTCTCGGTGACCACCGCGAACGTCTCCTACACCCTCCAGCCCGGGTCGGGGGACACGGCATCGTCGTCGGCCGCGAGCGGGGAACTCGACCGCGTCGCCCACGGGACGCTCGCGGAACTGCTCGCTCGTGCGGCGTTCCGGTCCGTTCGAATCGACGGTGAGTCGTTGACGAACGCGTCCGGCGGGTTCCGGCGCGCGGTTCACCGCGCCGTGCTGAACTCGCTGCCGGCTCGGACGCGCGTGGACGCGAGGTGGGAACCGTACCCCGGGTCACACGTTCACGGCGGGGTCGCCGTCGGCCCCGCACCCCCTGGCGACCGCGCGGTAGACGCGGCGCGATTGACCGTCCCCGTCCGCGTGCAGCCGTCCGCCGCCGGCGGAACGACGACCGACACCGTCGGCGCGACGGATCGGGAGGACCGGCTCGCGGGGTTTCTCGTTCGGGCGCTCTTTCCGCCCGAACAGCTGCGATTCGCTCTGCAGGACGACTCGCCCCTTCCGGGGCTCGTCGAGCACCGGTATCGTCGGGCGGGACGGCTCTACGGAATCGACACCCTCGACGCCCTTCGAGCGGGCGGTCCGGCCGCCGCGAACGACCGACTCCGGCCGGCCGTCGCCGACCGGATCCATGCCGACCGTCGGGAGGGTTCCAGTGATGGTCGATCCGCGACGTCGATCGAGCGGTCCCGTCGCGTCGTCATCGTCGTCAGGACGTGGGCTCCATGA